A single window of Culicoides brevitarsis isolate CSIRO-B50_1 chromosome 3, AGI_CSIRO_Cbre_v1, whole genome shotgun sequence DNA harbors:
- the LOC134833995 gene encoding amyloid protein-binding protein 2 yields the protein MNHVTSLYNISLQTICHNIKLLQSTCLKSLPPTVLIDLYEMMTEEELWDALFTEMTDLECLVRILRFGSNNRQKLVKVVCRLMEKLNICTTLSWLFEDFEKKNAKNFRTVVDYGILIGGLLSESGWLSDAMNILSKTFSKVKLLLTTNASYETNLLALSCAQKLLYVQSTACCFTEAAITTSDTLEIISRVVSNEQIKVPSALIASFYTQMSVLHYHRSEYTLSYEWSCRALKYLEENSPDKIVIDVLRQAAKACVVKRKFQCANLLIKQAVARARVVFGETHLAYSDALMDYGFFLLNSDSVSQSVKIYRQALEIKVQILGTKNIFVAIAHEDLAYALYVLEYNNGRFDAPLSHISICINIMADLVKDNQLMQASAKRVKALILEEIALDSMPPFPNSLDRKMQPMLRESEQLHLAALSLSLETFGKNNVQTAKHYGNLGRLYQSMNQYEKAEKMHKKAIKIKSDLLGCYDYEVGLSIGHLASLYNFHMDKYDEAEELYLKSIQINLKLFGKAYSGLEYDYRGLMHIYEVTSDFEKWNKYNEIMENWKALRIEVDGSQKPLYDDVDEDRSLEELTRKFFELSKNEENVELA from the exons ATGAACCACGTCACGTCCCTTTACAACATTTCCTTGCAAACAATATGTCACAACATAAAATTACTGCAATCAACTTGCCTCAAGTCTTTGCCTCCAACAGTATTAATCGATTTGTATGAAATG atgacGGAAGAGGAATTGTGGGATGCACTTTTTACGGAAATGACGGATTTGGAATGTCTCGTAAGGATTTTGCGTTTTGGATCGAATAACCGACAAAAACTCGTGAAAGTTGTTTGT cgtttaatggaaaaattgaacatttgtaCAACTTTGAGCTGGTTATTTGAGGATTTCGAGaagaaaaacgcaaaaaacttTCGCACAGTGGTTGACTATGGCATCTTGATAGGCGGACTTTTGTCGGAATCTGGATGGTTAAGTGACGCCATGAATATTTTGAGTAAGACTTTTAgcaaag tgaaattATTACTCACCACAAACGCGTCTTACGAAACAAACTTGCTTGCCCTGAGTTGCGCCCAAAAGTTGCTCTATGTCCAATCAACAGCATGTTGCTTCACGGAAGCTGCCATCACAACGAGCGACACCCTCGAGATTATCAGTCGCGTCGTGAGCaacgaacaaataaaagttCCCTCCGCCCTCATTGCCAGTTTTTACACGCAAATGTCCGTACTGCACTACCATCGGAGCGAATACACGCTCAGCTACGAGTGGAGTTGTCGTGCCCTCAAGTATCTCGAGGAAAACTCACCCGACAAAATTGTCATCGACGTATTACGACAAGCGGCAAAAGCCTGCGTCGTCAAACGGAAATTCCAGTGCGCCAATTTGCTGATAAAACAGGCAGTGGCTCGAGCCCGTGTCGTTTTCGGCGAAACGCATCTCGCCTATTCCGACGCCCTCATGGATTACGGCTTTTTCCTCCTCAACTCTGACAGCGTGTCACAAAGCGTCAAAATCTATAGACAAGCACTCGAGATAAAAGTTCAGATTTTgggaacgaaaaatatttttgtggcaATCGCGCATGAGGATCTCGCGTACGCCCTTTACGTGCTCGAGTACAATAACGGAAGATTCGATGCGCCACTGTCACACATCTCGATTTGCATCAACATCATGGCGGATCTTGTGAAGGACAACCAACTCATGCAAGCATCCGCGAAACGCGTCAAAGCCCTCATTTTGGAGGAAATTGCCCTGGATTCGATGCCGCCATTTCCCAATTCGCTCGATCGCAAGATGCAACCGATGTTGCGGGAATCGGAGCAATTGCATCTCGCGGCACTGAGTTTGTCGCTCGAAACGTTCGGCAAAAATAACGTGCAAACGGCGAAGCATTACGGGAATCTGGGACGTCTTTACCAAAGCATGAATCAGTACGAAAAGGCGGAAAAGATGCACAAGAAAGCCATCAAGATCAAAAGTGATTTGCTTGGATGCTACGATTACGAA gttGGACTCTCAATTGGTCATTTGGCATCTCTGTATAACTTTCACATGGATAAATATGACGAAGCCGAAGAACTTTATCTCAAAAGTATTCAAATAA atcTGAAATTATTCGGCAAAGCGTACTCAGGACTGGAATATGATTATCGAGGATTGATGCACATTTATGAAGTCACCTcggattttgaaaaatggaacaaataCAATGAAATTATGGAGAATTGGAAGGCTTTGAGAATCGAGGTCGATGGCAGCcaa AAACCACTTTACGATGATGTCGACGAAGATCGTTCATTGGAAGAATTaactagaaaattttttgaatt gtcTAAGAATGAAGAAAACGTTGAGCTGGCCTAA